The following are encoded in a window of Kitasatospora sp. NBC_01250 genomic DNA:
- a CDS encoding cytochrome P450, which yields MTDHQIRYSSVGLEDIPERWRKLRETGPVRYEESQDVWQVLDHEGVSAVLADPVTYSSDLSSLAPTQEDFETFRQGNFVGMDPPQHRTLRTLVSQAFTPRVVQGLAPRIEAVCAQLLDAVADHDRFDLVDALAYPLPIIVIAELLGVPAGEHLLFQEWASVLFGGDQLGEAPDMADLERALEAIAPTVREMNGYVLQHIRNRRADPGEDLTSRLIAAEVNGVRLTDEQMVGFVALLLVAGHVTTTALLGNAVVTFDRQPGVDAALRADPGLLPQAVEEVLRWLPPFPELGRRTTRPVVLGGHELPADTLLMAHLGAANRDPARFERPDVFDVRRHPNPHLTFGHGIHFCFGAPLARLEADIALRMLQTRFRALTIPSHEDVAYQNPAVILGVRRLPVEVVRR from the coding sequence TTGACTGACCATCAGATACGGTACTCCTCAGTAGGTTTGGAGGACATACCCGAGCGCTGGCGGAAATTGCGCGAGACCGGGCCGGTGCGTTACGAGGAGAGCCAGGACGTCTGGCAGGTCCTGGACCACGAGGGTGTGTCCGCCGTGCTCGCCGACCCGGTCACGTACTCCTCGGACCTCTCCTCCCTCGCTCCCACCCAGGAGGACTTCGAGACCTTCCGGCAGGGCAACTTCGTCGGGATGGACCCGCCGCAGCACCGCACCCTGCGGACGCTGGTGAGCCAGGCGTTCACCCCGCGGGTCGTGCAGGGGCTGGCGCCGCGCATCGAGGCCGTCTGCGCGCAGCTGCTGGACGCCGTCGCGGACCACGACCGCTTCGACCTGGTCGACGCGCTGGCCTATCCGCTGCCCATCATCGTCATCGCCGAACTGCTCGGCGTCCCGGCCGGCGAGCACCTGCTCTTCCAGGAGTGGGCGAGCGTCCTGTTCGGCGGCGACCAGCTCGGCGAGGCCCCCGACATGGCCGACCTCGAACGGGCCCTGGAAGCCATCGCCCCCACCGTCCGGGAGATGAACGGCTACGTCCTGCAGCACATCCGCAACCGCCGCGCCGATCCGGGCGAGGACCTCACCAGCAGGCTGATCGCCGCCGAGGTGAACGGGGTCCGCCTGACGGACGAACAGATGGTCGGCTTCGTGGCCCTGCTGCTGGTCGCCGGGCACGTCACCACGACCGCGCTGCTGGGCAATGCCGTGGTGACCTTCGACCGGCAGCCCGGGGTCGACGCCGCGCTGCGCGCCGACCCCGGCCTGCTGCCGCAGGCCGTCGAGGAGGTGCTGCGCTGGCTGCCGCCCTTCCCCGAGCTGGGGCGCCGCACCACCCGTCCGGTGGTCCTCGGCGGGCACGAACTACCCGCCGACACCCTGCTGATGGCGCACCTGGGCGCCGCCAACCGCGATCCGGCCCGCTTCGAGCGCCCGGACGTCTTCGACGTGAGGCGCCACCCCAATCCCCACCTGACCTTCGGCCACGGCATCCACTTCTGTTTCGGCGCCCCGCTGGCCCGGCTGGAGGCGGACATCGCCCTGCGGATGCTGCAGACCCGGTTCCGCGCGCTCACGATCCCCAGCCACGAGGACGTCGCCTACCAGAACCCGGCCGTCATCCTCGGCGTGCGCCGGTTGCCGGTCGAGGTCGTCAGACGGTAG
- a CDS encoding aldo/keto reductase — protein sequence MTRTRPGVSRTIGGVPVGAIGLGAMPLSVEGRPGEEQALATVRAALDAGVRLIDTADSYHWHADEVGHNERLIARALAGCGSGASEVLVATKGGRGRPGDGSWTVDGDPRHLRRAAEASAARLGVATIGLYQLHKPDPAVPFAESVGALRELADAGTIRMVGLSNVDCEQIHTAREILGPRLVSVQNRFSPAHQATRDTLDLCTALGLAFLPWSPLGGISRSAVDDPASTAPAPDTPFHALARERGASPQQIALAWQLAQSPVVLPIPGARRPASIRDSAAAAGLTLSAAELAGLKI from the coding sequence ATGACGCGGACCCGGCCGGGCGTCTCCCGCACCATCGGCGGTGTCCCGGTGGGCGCCATCGGCCTCGGCGCGATGCCGCTCTCCGTCGAGGGGCGCCCCGGCGAGGAGCAGGCACTCGCCACCGTCCGCGCCGCGCTCGACGCGGGCGTGCGACTGATCGACACCGCCGACAGCTACCACTGGCACGCGGACGAAGTCGGCCACAACGAGCGGCTGATCGCCCGCGCGCTGGCCGGCTGCGGCAGCGGCGCGAGCGAGGTGCTGGTGGCGACCAAGGGCGGTCGCGGCCGTCCCGGCGACGGATCGTGGACGGTCGACGGCGACCCGCGCCACCTGCGCCGGGCCGCCGAGGCCTCGGCCGCCCGGCTGGGGGTGGCGACGATCGGCCTCTACCAGCTGCACAAGCCGGACCCCGCCGTCCCGTTCGCGGAGTCGGTCGGCGCGCTGCGCGAGCTGGCCGACGCCGGGACGATCAGGATGGTCGGCCTGTCCAACGTGGACTGCGAGCAGATCCACACGGCGCGGGAGATCCTGGGCCCGCGGCTGGTCTCGGTCCAGAACCGGTTCTCCCCGGCGCACCAGGCCACCCGCGACACCCTCGACCTGTGCACCGCGCTGGGCCTGGCCTTCCTGCCCTGGAGCCCGCTCGGCGGGATCTCGCGCAGCGCCGTCGACGACCCGGCGAGCACCGCACCGGCCCCGGACACCCCGTTCCACGCCCTCGCCCGAGAGCGCGGGGCGAGCCCGCAACAGATCGCCCTGGCCTGGCAGTTGGCGCAGTCCCCGGTCGTGCTCCCGATCCCGGGCGCGCGCCGACCGGCCAGCATCCGCGACTCCGCGGCGGCGGCCGGGCTCACCCTGTCGGCGGCGGAGCTGGCCGGGTTGAAGATCTGA
- a CDS encoding serine hydrolase domain-containing protein — MLYSTTAPVRERAPFLLPRELQERLDALAREHRVPGAQLVLDTGSQVIALHTGTADAATGAPVTADTAVPLGSLTKPYTAALVMLLADDGDLDPEDLVAEHLPELRQLPAVTIRQLLSHTGGLPTGPDSDTAGRTTPAHYLAAVCTAQDALFPPGTDFSYSNAGYVAAGRLVEEVTGMPWHEAVRTLLLEPLGTVPALLGDPAAARPVAAGHAVNTATGRVRPVRQNLAPLEAPAGALLASATDLAALGRALAGRSELLPKDVALAMRSPQPAARPGALADGWGLGPALFRQDGLLWCGHDGNAQGTSCHLRVEPDSGVVVAFTGNAGAATALWRDLAEELALLTGIRVPAAMAPVAQRATAAQSAPVALPECAGTYANGGIRYRVALEPDGSPTLSVDGDLAIPLRCYPDLSCDLVDPDTGRPEPGGRFHRDPATGAIDRVQISGRTARRIGPA; from the coding sequence ATGCTGTACTCCACCACCGCCCCGGTCCGCGAGCGCGCGCCGTTCCTGTTACCGCGAGAGCTGCAGGAGCGGCTCGACGCCCTGGCCCGCGAGCACCGCGTCCCCGGTGCCCAACTCGTCCTGGACACCGGCTCGCAGGTCATCGCGCTGCACACCGGCACGGCCGACGCCGCCACCGGTGCGCCCGTCACCGCGGACACCGCCGTGCCGCTCGGCTCGCTCACCAAGCCCTACACGGCGGCCCTGGTGATGCTCCTGGCCGACGACGGCGACCTCGACCCGGAGGACCTCGTCGCGGAGCACCTGCCCGAGCTGCGACAGCTGCCCGCAGTAACGATCCGGCAGTTGCTGAGCCACACCGGCGGCCTGCCGACCGGCCCCGACTCCGACACCGCGGGGCGGACCACGCCCGCGCACTACCTGGCGGCCGTGTGCACCGCCCAGGACGCGCTCTTCCCGCCCGGGACCGACTTCTCCTACTCCAACGCCGGCTATGTCGCCGCCGGCCGGCTGGTGGAGGAGGTGACCGGCATGCCGTGGCACGAGGCCGTGCGCACCCTGCTCCTGGAACCCCTGGGCACCGTGCCCGCGTTGCTCGGCGACCCGGCCGCCGCCCGGCCGGTCGCCGCCGGCCACGCCGTCAACACCGCCACCGGCCGGGTCCGTCCGGTACGGCAGAACCTGGCGCCGCTGGAGGCCCCGGCAGGCGCCCTGCTGGCGAGTGCCACCGACCTCGCCGCCCTCGGCCGTGCCCTGGCCGGCCGCAGCGAGCTGCTGCCGAAGGACGTCGCGCTGGCGATGCGCAGCCCGCAGCCCGCTGCCCGGCCGGGCGCGCTGGCGGACGGCTGGGGCCTGGGACCGGCCCTCTTCCGGCAGGACGGGCTGCTCTGGTGCGGCCACGACGGCAACGCCCAGGGCACCTCCTGCCACCTGCGGGTCGAACCGGACAGCGGCGTGGTGGTCGCCTTCACCGGCAACGCGGGCGCCGCCACCGCCCTCTGGCGCGACCTCGCCGAGGAACTGGCCCTCCTCACCGGGATCCGGGTGCCCGCCGCGATGGCGCCCGTGGCCCAGCGCGCCACCGCGGCCCAGAGCGCCCCCGTCGCCCTGCCCGAGTGCGCGGGCACCTACGCCAACGGCGGCATCCGCTACCGCGTCGCGCTGGAGCCCGACGGCTCGCCGACGCTCTCGGTCGACGGCGACCTGGCGATCCCGCTGCGCTGTTACCCGGATCTGTCCTGCGATCTGGTCGACCCGGACACCGGCCGCCCCGAGCCCGGCGGACGGTTCCACCGCGACCCCGCCACCGGGGCGATCGACCGGGTCCAGATATCCGGGCGCACCGCGCGCCGCATCGGCCCCGCCTGA